A genome region from Pseudomonas sp. S06B 330 includes the following:
- a CDS encoding DUF3182 family protein translates to MPRSTDQKQGVVLLDTREHTPEHEHCVHVQLAERLAQLLHTQVVTPTQPPTKYDNFYYLPTETLIEPARYHEMGITTAHDLFGGVVTRPYMATKAISHPLPANARYPLGWTDDFARQASDALLRGYTVFSVQDAGSAAALLLRDGPLRIKPVRATAGRGQTVVTSMKEVEQALTGMDDKELALWGLTLEENLTQVQTFSVGQALVAGILCSYYGTQQLTHDHAGEEIYGGSDLVLVRGDYDTLLQLELEDPLRLAITQARTYEQAALQNFPGFIASRRNYDVAQGLNSQGKTRSGVLEQSWRIGGASSAEVLALQAFAADSALTHIRASTHEAFDAPELPADATIFYKGVDSELGRICKYARLRDYDHP, encoded by the coding sequence ATGCCCCGCTCGACTGACCAAAAGCAAGGCGTGGTACTGCTTGACACCCGGGAACATACCCCCGAACACGAACACTGTGTGCACGTGCAGCTTGCCGAGCGTCTGGCGCAATTACTCCACACACAGGTGGTTACCCCTACTCAACCGCCGACGAAGTACGACAACTTTTATTACTTGCCCACCGAAACGTTGATTGAGCCCGCCCGCTACCATGAAATGGGCATTACCACAGCCCACGACCTATTCGGTGGGGTCGTCACCAGGCCCTATATGGCCACTAAGGCGATATCCCATCCTTTGCCTGCCAATGCCCGCTATCCCCTTGGCTGGACTGATGACTTCGCCCGTCAGGCCAGTGATGCCCTACTGCGCGGTTACACGGTGTTCAGTGTGCAAGATGCTGGCAGCGCTGCTGCCCTATTGCTGCGTGACGGTCCACTGCGGATCAAGCCGGTGCGAGCTACCGCTGGAAGGGGCCAAACCGTGGTGACGTCAATGAAGGAAGTCGAGCAAGCGTTGACCGGCATGGACGACAAGGAGCTGGCACTGTGGGGCCTCACGCTGGAAGAGAACCTGACCCAGGTGCAGACCTTCAGCGTCGGTCAGGCCTTGGTGGCTGGCATTCTGTGCAGTTACTACGGCACCCAGCAATTGACCCACGACCATGCCGGTGAAGAAATCTATGGGGGTTCGGACCTCGTCCTGGTCCGCGGCGACTACGACACCTTGTTGCAACTGGAACTCGAAGACCCTTTGCGCCTGGCCATCACCCAAGCCAGGACTTATGAGCAGGCGGCACTGCAAAATTTTCCCGGCTTTATCGCCTCGCGTCGCAATTACGACGTCGCCCAAGGCCTGAACAGTCAGGGCAAAACCCGCAGTGGCGTCCTTGAACAATCCTGGCGAATTGGTGGTGCCAGTAGCGCCGAGGTCCTGGCCTTGCAGGCGTTTGCTGCGGACTCCGCACTGACACACATTCGCGCCTCCACTCATGAAGCCTTCGACGCGCCCGAGCTGCCCGCCGATGCGACCATTTTCTATAAGGGGGTAGACAGTGAGCTCGGA